A region of Rubripirellula tenax DNA encodes the following proteins:
- a CDS encoding Kelch repeat-containing protein: MHSNRFFSLLFLGIASVAHAQPVPELVVDVQTAPNVAQSSWGMIETIGQPTARHEAALVAHQGLVYLMGGRRINPVEVFDPVTRTWAAKGESPMELHHFQSVSLGDSIYMVGAMNGRYPTESPLEKVVVYHPATDTFEFVHHIPETRRRGGAGAAVYDGKIYIVGGITNGHQDGYVPWFDRYDPTTGDWDMMPDAPHARDHFQAVVVGHYLYALAGRTTSQRTNHTFDLTVPEVDVFDFTTGAWLPSGTVENLPTPRAGNMAAVIDGKIIIGGGESGSLKVAHEDVESLDPVTGKWSRWPSLARGRHGSGFAVIDEVIYTAAGSGGRGGAPELSSTESLKLDSIMVDDSTGETPRDSRER, translated from the coding sequence ATGCACTCGAATCGTTTTTTCAGTTTGCTTTTCCTCGGAATCGCGTCCGTTGCCCATGCACAGCCAGTTCCGGAATTGGTGGTGGACGTCCAAACGGCTCCGAACGTCGCCCAATCAAGTTGGGGCATGATCGAAACCATTGGTCAGCCTACCGCGCGTCACGAAGCCGCCTTGGTTGCGCACCAGGGTCTGGTCTATTTGATGGGCGGTCGCCGGATCAATCCTGTCGAAGTTTTTGATCCGGTAACAAGAACGTGGGCGGCTAAGGGCGAGTCGCCGATGGAACTGCATCATTTTCAATCGGTATCCTTGGGCGATTCGATCTATATGGTCGGTGCGATGAACGGTCGCTATCCCACTGAGTCGCCACTAGAAAAAGTCGTTGTCTATCATCCGGCAACGGATACGTTTGAGTTCGTTCATCACATCCCCGAAACACGACGTCGCGGCGGCGCGGGTGCAGCTGTCTACGACGGGAAAATCTATATCGTCGGTGGGATCACGAACGGGCACCAAGACGGATATGTGCCTTGGTTTGATCGCTACGATCCCACGACCGGCGATTGGGACATGATGCCGGACGCACCCCATGCACGCGATCACTTTCAAGCCGTTGTGGTCGGACATTACTTATATGCACTGGCGGGACGAACGACGTCGCAGCGAACCAATCACACGTTCGACTTGACCGTTCCCGAAGTCGACGTTTTCGATTTTACGACGGGTGCCTGGTTGCCGTCGGGAACTGTCGAAAATCTACCCACGCCGCGAGCAGGAAATATGGCCGCCGTCATCGATGGCAAGATCATCATTGGTGGCGGCGAGAGTGGATCATTGAAGGTGGCTCATGAAGACGTCGAGAGCCTGGACCCGGTGACCGGAAAGTGGTCGCGTTGGCCATCGTTGGCGCGAGGTCGTCATGGCAGCGGATTCGCCGTGATCGATGAGGTGATATATACCGCTGCCGGCAGTGGCGGTCGCGGCGGAGCCCCCGAATTGTCTTCGACTGAATCGTTAAAGCTCGATTCCATCATGGTCGACGACTCGACGGGCGAAACGCCGCGTGATTCGCGCGAACGCTAG